Proteins co-encoded in one Hirundo rustica isolate bHirRus1 chromosome 32, bHirRus1.pri.v3, whole genome shotgun sequence genomic window:
- the LOC120764598 gene encoding zinc finger protein 664-like isoform X2, with protein MEEAVLSSSTAQECNGEEKPWRSRTRSGCKRRSQGSEEERSTLSRGGDWRCGQSSELGVPEHLHDGEKPHKCLKCEKSFSHRSSLMRHWGIHTGERSYKCGKCKKRFQSTSCLLKHQQAHTEEKPFCCLEEKPFCCLEWGMGFKYNSNLVTHMRIHTRESPYECDQCKKRFPTSSRLLVHQRIHTDEKPFRCPDCGMCFKHKPSLINHRRIHTGERPYECPECGMSFSQSSTLVAHQRRHTGERPYECVECGKSFRTSSELIIHRRSHTGERPYDCDECGESFSRSCHLICHKRRHKAPVAHKKWPNECGKCGKTFRWSSELIVHQRSHTGERPYECRECGKRFMSRSHQVAHQKIHTGERPYKCDQCKKTFPTSSNLLVHQRIHTDERPFRCHDCGKGFKSNFTLISHQRIHTGERPFECPKCGKSFSSNSALTKHQQRHL; from the coding sequence ATGGAAGAGGCCGTTTTAAGCAGCTCCACAGCGCAGGAATGCAACGGGGAGGAAAAGCCCTGGAGATCCCGCACGAGGAGCGGCTGCAAACGCAGATCACAGggatctgaggaggaaagatcCACCCTGAGCAGGGGAGGTGACTGGAGATGTggccagagctcagagctgggggtCCCTGAGCACCTTCACgatggggagaagccccacaagtgcttgaaatgtgagaagagcttcagccacagATCCTCCCTGATGCGCCACTGGGGaatccacactggggagaggtcCTACAAGTGTGGTAAATGCAAGAAGAGGTTCCAGTCCACCTCCTGTCTCCTTAAGCATCAGCAGGCTCACACAGAGGAGAagcccttctgctgccttgAGGAAAagcccttctgctgccttgAGTGGGGGATGGGCTTCAAGTACAACTCCAACCTCGTCACCCACATGCGCATCCACACCAGGGAGAGCCCTTATGAGTGTGACCAATGCAAGAAGAGATTTCCCACCAGCTCCCGTCTCCTCgtgcaccagcggattcacacagatGAGAagcccttccgctgccccgactgcggGATGTGTTTCAAGCACAAGCCGTCGCTCATCAaccaccggcgcatccacactggggagaggccctatgaaTGTCCCGAGTGTGGGATGAGCTTCTCACAGAGCTCCACCCTGGTTGCCCACCAGAGGAGGCACACCGGAgaacggccctacgagtgtgtggagtgtgggaagagcttcaggacGAGCTCTGAACTGATCATCCACCGGAGAAGCCACACAGGGGAACGGCCCTATGACTGTGATGAGTGTGGGGAGAGTTTCAGCCGGAGCTGCCACTTGATCTGCCACAAGAGGAGGCACAAGGCCCCTGTGGCCCACAAGAAATGGCCCAACGAGTGTGGGAAGTGTGGGAAGACCTTCAGGTGGAGCTCTGAACTGATTGTCCACCAAAGGAGCCACACaggggaacggccctacgagtgcagggaatgtgggaagagattCATGTCAAGGTCCCACCAGGTTGCCCACCAGAAGATCCACACAGGGGAACGGCCCTACAAGTGTGACCAGTGTAAGAAGACGTTTCCCACCAGCTCAAATCTCCTTGTacaccagcggattcacacagatgagaggcccttccgctgccaCGACTGCGGGAAGGGCTTTAAGAGCAATTTCACTCTCATCAGCCaccagcgcatccacactggggagaggccctttGAGTGTCccaagtgtgggaagagcttctcgAGCAACTCAGCCTTGACCAAACACCAACAGAGGCACCTCTGA
- the LOC120764598 gene encoding zinc finger protein 664-like isoform X1 — MQNEDAARKRAGDPQADRELRTESTKDKSPHQILMEEAVLSSSTAQECNGEEKPWRSRTRSGCKRRSQGSEEERSTLSRGGDWRCGQSSELGVPEHLHDGEKPHKCLKCEKSFSHRSSLMRHWGIHTGERSYKCGKCKKRFQSTSCLLKHQQAHTEEKPFCCLEEKPFCCLEWGMGFKYNSNLVTHMRIHTRESPYECDQCKKRFPTSSRLLVHQRIHTDEKPFRCPDCGMCFKHKPSLINHRRIHTGERPYECPECGMSFSQSSTLVAHQRRHTGERPYECVECGKSFRTSSELIIHRRSHTGERPYDCDECGESFSRSCHLICHKRRHKAPVAHKKWPNECGKCGKTFRWSSELIVHQRSHTGERPYECRECGKRFMSRSHQVAHQKIHTGERPYKCDQCKKTFPTSSNLLVHQRIHTDERPFRCHDCGKGFKSNFTLISHQRIHTGERPFECPKCGKSFSSNSALTKHQQRHL; from the exons ATGCAGAACGAGGATGCAGCGAGGAAGAGGGCCGGGGAtccccaggcag ACAGGGAGCTGAGGACGGAGTCCACGAAGGACAAATCCCCACACCAGATCCTCATGGAAGAGGCCGTTTTAAGCAGCTCCACAGCGCAGGAATGCAACGGGGAGGAAAAGCCCTGGAGATCCCGCACGAGGAGCGGCTGCAAACGCAGATCACAGggatctgaggaggaaagatcCACCCTGAGCAGGGGAGGTGACTGGAGATGTggccagagctcagagctgggggtCCCTGAGCACCTTCACgatggggagaagccccacaagtgcttgaaatgtgagaagagcttcagccacagATCCTCCCTGATGCGCCACTGGGGaatccacactggggagaggtcCTACAAGTGTGGTAAATGCAAGAAGAGGTTCCAGTCCACCTCCTGTCTCCTTAAGCATCAGCAGGCTCACACAGAGGAGAagcccttctgctgccttgAGGAAAagcccttctgctgccttgAGTGGGGGATGGGCTTCAAGTACAACTCCAACCTCGTCACCCACATGCGCATCCACACCAGGGAGAGCCCTTATGAGTGTGACCAATGCAAGAAGAGATTTCCCACCAGCTCCCGTCTCCTCgtgcaccagcggattcacacagatGAGAagcccttccgctgccccgactgcggGATGTGTTTCAAGCACAAGCCGTCGCTCATCAaccaccggcgcatccacactggggagaggccctatgaaTGTCCCGAGTGTGGGATGAGCTTCTCACAGAGCTCCACCCTGGTTGCCCACCAGAGGAGGCACACCGGAgaacggccctacgagtgtgtggagtgtgggaagagcttcaggacGAGCTCTGAACTGATCATCCACCGGAGAAGCCACACAGGGGAACGGCCCTATGACTGTGATGAGTGTGGGGAGAGTTTCAGCCGGAGCTGCCACTTGATCTGCCACAAGAGGAGGCACAAGGCCCCTGTGGCCCACAAGAAATGGCCCAACGAGTGTGGGAAGTGTGGGAAGACCTTCAGGTGGAGCTCTGAACTGATTGTCCACCAAAGGAGCCACACaggggaacggccctacgagtgcagggaatgtgggaagagattCATGTCAAGGTCCCACCAGGTTGCCCACCAGAAGATCCACACAGGGGAACGGCCCTACAAGTGTGACCAGTGTAAGAAGACGTTTCCCACCAGCTCAAATCTCCTTGTacaccagcggattcacacagatgagaggcccttccgctgccaCGACTGCGGGAAGGGCTTTAAGAGCAATTTCACTCTCATCAGCCaccagcgcatccacactggggagaggccctttGAGTGTCccaagtgtgggaagagcttctcgAGCAACTCAGCCTTGACCAAACACCAACAGAGGCACCTCTGA